From the Methanocaldococcus fervens AG86 genome, the window AAGTAAATTGAAAGAACTAAAATTAGAAAAATATAATTATTATAATGAATTTATGAAATTATTGAAGCAAGTTTAATGAACTTATATGTTTTTTTATAGATTCAAACACATCCTCTGGCTTCAAATTTATCAGTAAATTTTTTGGATTTTTAATAAACCCAAAGTATGGAACATAAAATACTTCATAATTGGGAGGAGTTATTATATTAACATTAGATGAAAAAGGAGCTATGTGAATATAACTCGTCCCTCCAAAGATCACACTTTGAGGAATGTTAAATAAAGAAGCACAATGTGATAAACCACTATCATTACTAATGAAGTAATCACACTTACTTATTAATGAAATTGTATCTTTTAGTGGGATATTTTTTACTACAACAACATTTTCAAAATTTTTAAAATATTTTTCATATTCAATTTCATCAGGACCTAAAAATACCAAAAATTTAATTTTATTTTTATAATCATTTTTAAATAAGCTGATTAATTTTTGCCAGTTTTTTATATCCCATCTTTTCCACGTCATATCATTTTTTCCACCGGGATGAATTCCAATAATAAATTTATCAATTAAATCATTCTCTTTTAAAAATTTATTGGCAAATTCAATTTCTTTTTCAGCTAAATGATATGAATACTGGATATCATTATTATCATATTCAATATTTAAATTTTTTATTAAATCTAAGTTTATAAATACGCTATGTTTATTTTCTATTTCTGGAGAATATGTCAAAAACCAATTTATATTTTTAAAAATTTTAAAATTATACTTATGTTGAATTCTTTCTTTGGCATTGATTAACTTCATTAAAAGGGCCGAAAAAATACCTTGTGAAGGATAAATAGTTATCGCAATATCATAGTTGTTTAATTTTAATTGTGTTATTAAATTCTTAGTTTCATCATTTAGGAATATATCTTTTATAGAGTGTGATTTAAGAACAAAAATTTTATTTACAAAAGGTTGATTTTCTAAAATTTCTTTGGTACCTCTTGGTGCTACTAAAAAATCTATTTTTGCATTAGGATAGTTCTTTTTAAGCATTTGTATCATTGGAAACGCCATAATCAAATTTCCAATTCCTGAGAGTGCAATTATTAAGATTTTCATTTTAATCCCATGTATAATGTTTAACGATTTTATAAATATTTTCTGGAGTGATGGAGAACATACATTCTTTGAATTTTTTATTATAGCAAACTAAGGATTCACAGGTATGACAAACATTGAAATTTTTAATTAAATAATAATTTTTATTTTTTTTCATTAAAAAAGGAACACTTGGGCCGCAAATTATTATTTGTGGTTTATTGAATATAAAGCCTATATGTTGGATTCCTGTCTCTACAGTAATAATCAACTTCGAATTTTTTATTATATAAAAAACTTCCTTTATAGATGTTTTTTTACATAAATTTACTATATTTTCGTTATTTATAATATTTTTAAATTCTTTAGGTAAGTCTTTATTTCCAACAAGAACGATTTTGACGCTGTTAAAGTTAGTTTGTATTCTATCAATTAACTCTACCCAATATTTATTAACCCACTCTTTTGGAGAGCCAATCTTATCGGCAAATATGCTAATTATTATATATTCATCTCTTTTCAAATTAAATTTATTTAGTATTTTTTCTTCTTCATCTTTTGATAAAGTAATATACGGAAGT encodes:
- a CDS encoding glycosyltransferase family 9 protein codes for the protein MKILIIALSGIGNLIMAFPMIQMLKKNYPNAKIDFLVAPRGTKEILENQPFVNKIFVLKSHSIKDIFLNDETKNLITQLKLNNYDIAITIYPSQGIFSALLMKLINAKERIQHKYNFKIFKNINWFLTYSPEIENKHSVFINLDLIKNLNIEYDNNDIQYSYHLAEKEIEFANKFLKENDLIDKFIIGIHPGGKNDMTWKRWDIKNWQKLISLFKNDYKNKIKFLVFLGPDEIEYEKYFKNFENVVVVKNIPLKDTISLISKCDYFISNDSGLSHCASLFNIPQSVIFGGTSYIHIAPFSSNVNIITPPNYEVFYVPYFGFIKNPKNLLINLKPEDVFESIKKHISSLNLLQ